The following are encoded together in the Pectobacterium wasabiae CFBP 3304 genome:
- a CDS encoding zeta toxin family protein, with translation MGCRPNGSGKTTLTKELRETYAVPLGQYLNPDDIAKHIDLPALLSGKIDKTLLPDESAARLAQKISLGLREDWIRDRLSFTYESVMSHKSHLEFVTLARKNGYKPYLYYVCTSDPALNGERVTQRVALGGHSVPEEKIFSRYQRSLEVLSEMIKLCHRAYFFDNSTTTLTFLGEVTPDGFLDVVEESFDNVQPMWLYKNVMSSWDENKIRMIQPR, from the coding sequence ATTGGTTGCAGGCCGAATGGGTCGGGTAAAACGACACTGACGAAAGAACTGCGAGAAACGTATGCGGTTCCTCTGGGGCAATACCTTAACCCCGATGATATTGCAAAACACATTGATCTACCGGCATTACTGAGCGGAAAAATTGATAAGACGCTGTTGCCTGATGAATCTGCTGCCAGACTGGCGCAGAAAATTTCCTTAGGTCTGAGAGAGGACTGGATTCGCGATCGACTTTCTTTTACCTATGAATCAGTGATGAGTCACAAAAGTCATCTTGAGTTTGTAACGTTGGCGAGAAAAAACGGCTATAAACCCTACCTCTACTACGTTTGTACATCAGACCCAGCACTCAACGGGGAGCGAGTTACTCAGCGTGTTGCATTAGGTGGACACAGTGTTCCAGAGGAAAAAATTTTTAGTCGTTATCAGCGTAGCTTAGAAGTTCTTTCTGAGATGATTAAGCTCTGTCATCGTGCTTACTTTTTCGATAATTCAACGACGACGCTGACGTTTCTTGGTGAGGTGACGCCGGATGGCTTCCTTGATGTCGTCGAAGAGTCGTTTGATAACGTGCAGCCTATGTGGTTGTACAAGAATGTGATGTCATCGTGGGATGAAAACAAAATCAGGATGATTCAGCCGAGATAA
- a CDS encoding PQQ-dependent sugar dehydrogenase: protein MPSCLMPSHSASYTVLRRFSTAPHWLLLSATLLFSSQLWAAEPKVTELQDKLDHPWSLAFLPEDQGILITERAGNLRLWKAGSVLSAPITGVPKVFAKSQGGLLEVALSPDFAQNRRIYLSFAEEGSDGKAGTAVGYGKLSEDNKRLENFTVFFRQEPKLSTGNHFGGKLAFDQQGHLFIALGENNERPTAQDLDKLQGKIVRLTADGKVPSDNPFVNTPNARPEIWSYGHRNPQGLAINPWSGVLWENEHGPKGGDEINIPKAGANYGWPIATHGINYSGLKIPEAKGKEIAGMVNPDFYWEKSPGISGMAFYNSDRFPQWKNSVFIGALAEKNLIRLTLEGDKVASQERLLSNRGERIRDVRLGPDGYLYLLTDHDNGKLLKVGLE from the coding sequence ATGCCCTCTTGCTTGATGCCTAGTCATTCTGCTTCATACACCGTGTTACGACGATTTTCTACTGCGCCACATTGGTTGCTGCTTAGCGCAACGTTGCTGTTTTCCAGCCAGCTATGGGCGGCGGAACCAAAGGTGACGGAATTACAGGATAAGCTGGATCACCCGTGGTCATTGGCATTTTTGCCGGAGGATCAGGGGATTCTGATTACGGAACGTGCCGGGAATTTACGCTTATGGAAAGCGGGCAGCGTGCTGTCTGCACCGATAACGGGTGTACCGAAGGTTTTCGCGAAATCACAGGGTGGATTACTGGAAGTCGCACTATCACCGGATTTTGCGCAGAATCGACGTATCTACCTGAGCTTTGCTGAAGAGGGGAGCGATGGCAAAGCGGGAACCGCTGTCGGTTATGGCAAACTTTCTGAGGATAATAAACGGTTAGAGAATTTCACAGTCTTCTTCCGTCAGGAACCGAAACTGTCGACGGGTAATCATTTCGGCGGCAAACTGGCTTTTGATCAACAAGGGCATCTGTTTATTGCGCTGGGCGAAAATAACGAACGCCCGACTGCACAGGATCTGGATAAATTACAGGGTAAAATTGTTCGCCTGACAGCGGATGGCAAGGTGCCGTCCGATAACCCGTTTGTGAATACGCCTAACGCACGGCCGGAAATCTGGTCTTACGGGCACCGTAATCCACAGGGGTTAGCGATTAATCCGTGGTCTGGCGTGCTGTGGGAAAATGAGCATGGCCCGAAAGGCGGCGATGAAATTAACATCCCCAAAGCGGGCGCAAATTACGGCTGGCCGATTGCGACACATGGCATTAACTATTCCGGGTTGAAAATTCCAGAAGCGAAAGGAAAAGAGATCGCAGGGATGGTAAATCCTGATTTTTATTGGGAAAAGTCACCGGGCATCAGTGGAATGGCGTTCTATAACAGCGATCGTTTCCCGCAGTGGAAAAATTCAGTCTTTATCGGCGCGCTGGCAGAAAAGAACCTGATTCGCCTGACGCTTGAGGGCGACAAGGTCGCGTCACAAGAGCGTTTGCTGAGCAATCGTGGTGAACGTATCCGCGACGTAAGGCTGGGGCCTGACGGCTACCTCTATTTGCTGACCGATCATGACAATGGCAAATTACTGAAGGTCGGGCTGGAGTAA
- a CDS encoding glutathione S-transferase family protein codes for MITIWGRDNSTNVKKVLWCAEELALPYQHVAAGGQFGRNHDADYLAMNPNGLIPCLQDDDLVLWESNTIVRYLAAQYGQNSLYLTDAGKRANAEKWMDWTSSLAASFGPVFINMVRVAPEKRDMALVQKGIVECERLFGIVDTVLANQPWLSGDRFGVGDIPLGCVVYGWLNMSIERQAHPHLERWYQQLTERPAYQKHVMIPLS; via the coding sequence ATGATAACGATTTGGGGTCGTGATAATTCGACCAACGTAAAGAAAGTCCTGTGGTGTGCAGAAGAACTTGCGCTGCCTTATCAACATGTCGCGGCTGGCGGACAATTCGGTCGTAACCATGATGCTGATTATCTGGCGATGAACCCTAATGGCCTTATCCCCTGCTTGCAGGACGACGATCTGGTGCTGTGGGAATCCAATACCATCGTGCGTTATCTGGCGGCGCAGTACGGTCAAAACTCGCTGTATCTCACCGATGCGGGCAAGCGTGCAAATGCTGAAAAGTGGATGGACTGGACCAGCTCGCTTGCGGCGTCTTTCGGCCCAGTATTCATCAATATGGTGCGCGTCGCGCCAGAAAAACGCGATATGGCGTTGGTACAGAAAGGCATCGTTGAATGCGAACGTCTGTTCGGTATTGTCGATACCGTTCTGGCTAATCAGCCGTGGCTATCTGGCGATCGGTTTGGCGTTGGCGATATTCCGTTAGGCTGCGTTGTCTACGGCTGGCTGAATATGTCGATTGAACGGCAGGCACATCCTCATCTGGAACGCTGGTATCAGCAACTCACCGAACGCCCGGCGTATCAGAAACACGTCATGATCCCGCTGTCTTGA
- a CDS encoding MetQ/NlpA family ABC transporter substrate-binding protein produces MKLTHSVRVALGITLLAAGMQLAVASSDPQTITFGVAPGPYGDMVNLAIKPELVKKGYKVVVREFSDYVQPNLALANGSIDANLFQHTLYLEKFAADKGLKISPLIIVPTASMGFYSKKITSLDELKKGDVVTLSNDATNLARGLRFLQSIGLVTIKADIDPTKASEKDILENSRGLVFKPMEAAQLPRTLDSVTASLVNGNFALASGMKLSSAIKLETLDENLKNIIAVRTDDLDKPFVKDTKAIVESPAYAAVINDPALMYSQFQKPEWMQAKTPAPAQ; encoded by the coding sequence ATGAAATTGACGCATTCTGTTCGTGTTGCACTGGGTATCACTCTGCTTGCCGCCGGTATGCAACTTGCTGTGGCAAGCAGCGATCCGCAGACGATCACGTTTGGCGTGGCACCGGGGCCGTATGGTGACATGGTGAACCTGGCGATCAAACCTGAGCTGGTGAAAAAAGGCTACAAGGTCGTGGTGCGTGAGTTCAGCGATTACGTTCAGCCTAATCTGGCGCTGGCCAACGGCAGCATCGACGCCAACCTTTTCCAGCATACGCTCTATTTAGAGAAATTCGCCGCCGATAAAGGGTTAAAAATTTCTCCGCTGATTATCGTACCGACGGCCAGCATGGGTTTCTATTCGAAGAAGATCACATCGCTGGATGAGCTGAAAAAAGGGGATGTGGTCACGCTCTCTAACGATGCCACCAATCTGGCGCGCGGCCTGCGCTTCCTGCAATCGATCGGGCTGGTTACGATTAAGGCCGATATCGATCCGACTAAGGCTTCAGAGAAAGATATTCTTGAAAATTCACGCGGGCTGGTCTTCAAACCGATGGAAGCGGCGCAACTGCCGCGTACCCTGGATAGCGTGACGGCATCGCTGGTGAACGGTAATTTTGCGCTGGCATCCGGCATGAAACTGTCGTCGGCCATCAAGCTGGAAACGCTGGACGAGAACCTGAAAAACATTATTGCCGTGCGTACCGACGATCTCGATAAGCCGTTCGTTAAAGACACTAAAGCAATTGTGGAGTCACCCGCTTATGCTGCGGTGATCAACGATCCAGCATTGATGTATAGCCAATTCCAGAAACCGGAGTGGATGCAGGCGAAAACGCCAGCGCCCGCCCAGTAA
- a CDS encoding methionine ABC transporter ATP-binding protein, with the protein MIQLEEVSVDFSHGKQPENRAVDNVSLHIQRGEVYGIVGTSGAGKSTLLRTINLLQRPTSGRVRVNGILISELVGQPLREQRQKIGMIFQHFNLMQTRTVTENVAFSLKAAGKSNAEIAVRVPEILNLVGLVDKASSYPAQLSGGQKQRVGIARAIANDPEVLLCDEPTSALDLETSAAILALLKEINEKLGITIVLISHEMSVIKAVCDRVAVMTGGRVVEEGEVFDIFATPQHAFTRQLVSHTLDLALPPRLLVDLQGTLLKILFVGESAEQPVLSDVATRFGVSVNILHGKIEYIGNRALGILVALLTHPSDLGKVAEAVEHIQVRTAHVEVLHG; encoded by the coding sequence ATGATTCAGTTAGAAGAGGTAAGCGTTGACTTCTCTCACGGGAAGCAGCCAGAAAATCGTGCGGTAGATAACGTATCGCTGCACATCCAGCGCGGAGAGGTTTACGGTATTGTTGGCACCAGCGGTGCGGGGAAAAGCACGCTGCTGCGAACCATCAATCTCTTGCAGCGACCGACATCAGGACGTGTACGTGTCAACGGTATACTCATCAGCGAATTAGTTGGGCAACCGCTGCGAGAACAGCGGCAAAAAATCGGCATGATCTTCCAGCATTTCAACCTGATGCAAACACGTACCGTGACAGAAAACGTCGCGTTCAGCCTGAAAGCCGCCGGAAAATCCAATGCAGAAATCGCTGTGCGCGTGCCGGAAATTCTGAATCTGGTTGGGCTGGTGGATAAAGCGTCGTCTTACCCGGCGCAGCTCAGCGGCGGTCAGAAACAGCGCGTGGGTATCGCCAGAGCGATTGCCAACGATCCTGAAGTTTTACTGTGCGATGAGCCAACCTCGGCGCTCGATTTGGAAACGTCAGCCGCTATTTTGGCGTTACTGAAAGAGATTAATGAGAAACTGGGTATTACCATCGTACTGATTTCTCATGAGATGAGCGTGATTAAGGCTGTCTGCGATCGGGTGGCGGTGATGACGGGCGGCCGCGTTGTGGAAGAGGGCGAGGTTTTCGATATCTTCGCTACGCCGCAGCACGCCTTTACACGCCAACTGGTGTCTCATACGTTGGATCTCGCGTTGCCGCCGCGTTTGCTGGTGGATTTGCAGGGCACATTATTGAAGATTCTGTTCGTTGGTGAATCGGCGGAGCAACCGGTGTTGTCGGATGTGGCGACGCGTTTTGGCGTATCCGTCAATATCCTGCATGGTAAGATCGAATACATCGGCAACCGTGCGTTAGGCATACTGGTTGCGCTATTGACTCATCCTTCCGACCTCGGAAAAGTGGCAGAAGCGGTGGAACATATTCAGGTAAGAACGGCGCATGTGGAGGTGTTACATGGCTGA
- a CDS encoding methionine ABC transporter permease has protein sequence MADLWIDLVAAFGETFQMVGISTLFAVIGGLPLGLLIYVTDKNLFWQNRAVYLFGTVLVNIIRSIPFVILLVLLLPLTQILLGNTIGPVAAAVPMSVAAIAFYARLVDSALREIDPGIVEAAEAFGASPMRIIGTVLLPEAKAGLLRGLTITLVSLIGYSAMAGIVGGGGVGDLAIRFGYYRYETEVMVITVIALVILVQVVQTLGDGLSKRADKRERR, from the coding sequence ATGGCTGATTTATGGATCGATCTGGTCGCCGCGTTCGGTGAAACGTTCCAGATGGTAGGGATCTCCACGCTGTTTGCCGTGATCGGTGGTTTACCGCTGGGGCTGCTGATCTATGTTACGGACAAGAATCTGTTCTGGCAAAACCGCGCCGTCTATCTGTTTGGCACGGTGTTGGTGAATATCATTCGTTCTATTCCCTTCGTTATTCTGCTGGTGTTGCTGTTGCCGCTTACGCAGATTTTGTTGGGCAATACCATTGGTCCAGTGGCGGCGGCGGTGCCGATGTCGGTCGCGGCGATCGCATTCTATGCCCGTCTGGTGGATAGTGCGCTGCGTGAAATTGATCCCGGCATCGTGGAAGCGGCTGAAGCGTTCGGTGCCAGCCCAATGCGTATTATCGGCACGGTGCTGCTGCCAGAGGCAAAAGCGGGACTACTGCGTGGCCTGACAATTACGTTGGTAAGCCTCATCGGCTATTCGGCGATGGCGGGCATTGTCGGCGGCGGTGGCGTGGGTGATTTGGCGATCCGCTTCGGCTATTACCGATATGAAACCGAGGTCATGGTGATTACCGTGATTGCGCTGGTTATTCTGGTGCAGGTAGTACAGACATTGGGTGACGGATTGTCGAAACGTGCAGATAAGCGCGAACGCCGTTAA
- a CDS encoding serine hydrolase, translated as MKTTPFLTRLTSFSVGTVLLVGLVPFTYAEQLPAVPQIDAKAFILMDHASGKVLAESNADERLDPASLTKIMASYVIGQAIKSGKIRPTDEVTVGKDAWATGNPALRGSSLMFLKPGDRIPVSELNKGIVIQSGNDASIALADYVAGSQDAFVSLMNNYAKALNLTNTHFLTVHGLDAAGQYSTARDMALLGQALIRDVPEEYALHKEKEFTFNNIRQPNRNRLLWSTNLNVDGVKTGHTNGAGHNLVASATEGNMRLISVVLGAQTDAIRFRESEKLLTWGFRFFETVTPIKADAPFTTQRVWFGTEKEARLGVAQDAALTIPKGQMKNLKASFTLNQPQLSAPLTKNQVVGTIDFQLDGKSIGQRQLVAMDDIPEAGFFSRLWDTVMMKVQQWFGGLFG; from the coding sequence ATGAAAACAACCCCTTTTCTGACCAGACTCACGTCTTTTTCTGTAGGTACGGTATTGCTTGTTGGTTTGGTGCCATTTACCTATGCGGAACAGTTGCCTGCGGTGCCGCAGATTGACGCCAAAGCCTTTATCCTGATGGATCATGCCAGCGGTAAAGTGCTGGCGGAGAGCAACGCCGATGAGCGCCTTGATCCTGCCAGCCTGACCAAAATCATGGCGAGCTATGTGATTGGGCAGGCGATTAAATCCGGTAAGATTCGTCCGACGGATGAAGTGACTGTCGGAAAAGATGCCTGGGCAACCGGTAACCCAGCGCTGCGCGGTTCGTCGCTGATGTTCCTTAAGCCGGGCGATCGCATCCCCGTTTCTGAGTTAAATAAAGGTATTGTCATTCAGTCAGGTAATGATGCCAGTATCGCATTGGCGGATTACGTGGCGGGCAGTCAGGATGCGTTTGTCAGCCTGATGAACAATTATGCGAAAGCGCTTAACCTGACGAATACGCATTTCCTTACCGTACATGGCCTCGACGCGGCAGGGCAGTACAGCACCGCGCGTGACATGGCGCTGTTAGGACAGGCACTGATTCGAGATGTGCCAGAAGAGTACGCGCTGCACAAAGAAAAAGAGTTTACCTTTAATAACATTCGCCAGCCCAACCGTAATCGTCTGCTGTGGAGCACCAATCTGAATGTGGACGGCGTAAAAACCGGCCATACCAACGGAGCGGGGCACAATTTAGTGGCCTCGGCAACGGAAGGCAATATGCGCTTGATTTCCGTGGTGCTGGGGGCGCAAACGGATGCCATTCGTTTTCGTGAAAGCGAAAAACTGCTTACATGGGGCTTCCGCTTTTTTGAAACGGTAACACCTATCAAGGCGGATGCGCCTTTCACTACGCAACGGGTGTGGTTTGGTACTGAGAAAGAGGCACGGCTTGGCGTGGCGCAGGATGCCGCGTTGACCATCCCAAAAGGGCAGATGAAGAATCTGAAAGCCAGCTTCACGTTGAACCAACCGCAACTTTCTGCACCGCTTACCAAGAATCAGGTGGTTGGCACTATCGATTTCCAACTGGACGGAAAAAGCATTGGACAGCGTCAACTGGTGGCGATGGATGATATCCCCGAAGCGGGTTTCTTTAGTCGCCTCTGGGATACGGTGATGATGAAGGTTCAGCAGTGGTTCGGTGGGTTATTCGGTTAA
- the deoR gene encoding DNA-binding transcriptional repressor DeoR, with the protein METRRDERIGRLAQALKKTDRLHLKDAAQLLGVSEMTVRRDLNADSTNVILLGGYVVSDLKNNGATHYFVSDQQTKHVKEKQAIGVAASHLVEANDTVFFDCGTTIPFIIDAIPDELPFTAICYSLNTFLALQEKKACRVILCGGEYHPDNAIFTPLNQRCELDNICPNKAFISAAGIELNAGATCFNFAELGMKQRAMATAQRIIIVADSSKFGQIKRACIGPMTLFDTIISNSAPDEQYLRYISDNGIQLIHPGN; encoded by the coding sequence ATGGAAACGCGGCGCGACGAACGAATCGGCAGACTGGCTCAGGCATTAAAGAAAACCGATAGACTCCATCTTAAAGACGCCGCGCAGCTACTCGGCGTATCAGAGATGACCGTGCGCCGCGATCTGAATGCAGATTCCACCAACGTCATACTGCTCGGCGGCTACGTTGTTAGCGATCTGAAGAATAACGGAGCCACTCACTATTTTGTCTCCGACCAACAGACCAAGCACGTAAAAGAAAAGCAGGCTATCGGTGTTGCCGCTTCCCATCTGGTGGAGGCAAACGATACCGTTTTTTTTGATTGTGGCACCACCATTCCCTTCATCATTGATGCGATACCTGATGAGCTGCCTTTTACCGCGATCTGCTACTCTCTGAACACCTTTTTGGCGCTTCAGGAAAAAAAGGCATGTCGAGTGATTTTATGCGGTGGGGAATATCATCCTGATAACGCGATTTTTACTCCGCTTAACCAGCGCTGTGAACTGGACAACATCTGCCCAAATAAAGCGTTTATTTCTGCGGCGGGTATTGAGCTTAACGCAGGAGCGACCTGCTTTAACTTTGCCGAGCTGGGCATGAAGCAACGCGCGATGGCGACCGCACAACGCATCATTATTGTGGCAGATAGCAGTAAGTTCGGTCAGATAAAACGCGCCTGTATCGGCCCGATGACGCTGTTTGATACGATCATTTCCAACAGCGCCCCGGACGAACAGTACCTACGCTACATCTCTGACAACGGCATTCAGTTAATCCATCCAGGAAATTAA
- the deoC gene encoding deoxyribose-phosphate aldolase, giving the protein MTDYARYIDHTLLAANATEQQIITLCEEAIAHRFYAVCVNSGYVPLVAEKLKDSEVQVCSVIGFPLGAGLTSSKAFEAKSAIDAGAQEIDMVINVGWLKSGKIDAVKADIQAVREVCAAIPLKVILETCLLDDEQIVLVCEICRQLNVAFVKTSTGFSTGGAREEHVRLMRNTVGSEMGVKASGAVRDRQTAQRMIEAGATRIGTSSGVAIVSGDAAAAGNY; this is encoded by the coding sequence ATGACTGACTATGCACGCTATATCGACCACACACTGCTGGCAGCCAATGCCACCGAACAGCAAATCATCACGCTGTGCGAAGAAGCGATAGCGCACCGTTTTTATGCCGTCTGTGTTAATTCCGGTTACGTTCCCTTAGTCGCTGAGAAACTGAAAGATTCAGAGGTACAAGTGTGTTCCGTGATCGGTTTCCCTCTCGGCGCCGGCCTGACCTCCAGCAAGGCTTTTGAGGCCAAGTCAGCCATTGACGCTGGCGCTCAGGAAATCGACATGGTGATTAACGTCGGCTGGCTGAAAAGCGGAAAGATTGACGCCGTCAAAGCAGATATTCAGGCCGTGCGTGAGGTTTGCGCCGCTATACCGTTGAAGGTAATATTGGAAACCTGTCTGCTTGATGACGAACAAATTGTGCTGGTGTGTGAAATATGCCGTCAGTTGAATGTCGCATTCGTCAAAACGTCTACCGGTTTCAGCACCGGCGGCGCACGCGAAGAACATGTTCGACTGATGCGCAATACGGTCGGCAGCGAGATGGGTGTAAAAGCATCCGGTGCGGTTCGCGATCGCCAAACGGCACAACGAATGATTGAAGCTGGTGCTACGCGTATCGGCACGAGTTCAGGCGTTGCTATCGTTTCAGGCGACGCTGCCGCAGCAGGAAACTACTAA
- a CDS encoding aspartate:alanine antiporter — translation MNINVADLLNGNYILLLFVVLSLGLCLGKLRFGPVQLGNSIGVLVVSLLLGQQHFSINTEALSLGFMLFIFCVGVEAGPNFFSIFFRDGKNYFMLALVMVGSAMLLALGLGKLFGWGIGLTAGMLAGSMTSTPVLVGAGDTLRNTASLGGQLGIEQDHLSLGYALTYLVGLVSLIFGARYLPKLQHQDLPTSAQQIARERGLDVDSQRKVYLPVIRAYRVGPELVDWAAGKNLRELGIYRQTGCYIERIRRNGILANPDGDAVLQISDEIALVGYPDAHSRLNSNFRDGKEVFDRDLLDMRIVTEEVVVKNHNAVGKRLSQLKLTDHGCFLNRIVRSQIEMPIDDNVVLNKGDILQVSGDARRVKSIADRIGFISIHSQVTDLLAFCAFFVIGVMVGLITIQFSNFTFGIGNAAGLLFAGIMLGFLRANHPTFGYIPQGALNMVKEFGLMVFMAGVGLSAGSTINSSLGEVGIQMLASGLIVSLVPVVICFLFGAYVLKMNRALLFGAMMGARTCAPAMEIISDTARSNIPALGYAGTYAIANVLFTLAGSLIVVIWPELPG, via the coding sequence ATGAATATAAACGTCGCTGATTTGTTAAACGGTAATTACATCCTGCTTTTATTTGTAGTTCTTTCATTAGGACTCTGTCTGGGGAAGTTGCGCTTCGGCCCAGTACAACTCGGTAATTCCATTGGCGTTTTAGTGGTTTCTTTATTACTCGGGCAACAACATTTCTCGATTAATACCGAAGCGCTGAGTCTCGGTTTTATGTTATTTATTTTTTGTGTCGGAGTGGAAGCTGGGCCGAATTTCTTTTCCATTTTCTTCCGCGACGGAAAAAATTATTTCATGCTGGCGCTGGTGATGGTCGGCAGCGCCATGTTACTGGCATTAGGCTTAGGCAAACTCTTTGGCTGGGGAATCGGCCTGACAGCAGGGATGCTGGCCGGCTCTATGACATCAACGCCGGTATTGGTCGGTGCAGGTGACACGTTGCGCAATACCGCCAGCCTGGGTGGTCAACTCGGTATTGAACAAGATCATTTGAGCCTAGGCTATGCGCTAACGTATCTGGTTGGGCTGGTCAGCCTCATTTTTGGTGCACGCTATCTGCCCAAACTCCAACATCAGGATCTCCCTACTAGTGCGCAGCAAATTGCGCGCGAGCGCGGGCTGGATGTAGACAGCCAAAGAAAAGTGTATTTGCCAGTGATTCGCGCCTATCGCGTCGGGCCAGAACTGGTTGACTGGGCGGCGGGCAAAAATTTGCGCGAACTGGGGATCTATCGTCAGACCGGTTGCTACATTGAGCGCATTCGACGCAACGGAATCCTGGCAAACCCCGACGGTGATGCCGTCTTGCAAATCAGCGATGAGATCGCACTGGTCGGTTATCCCGATGCGCACTCTCGTCTGAACTCCAATTTCCGCGATGGTAAGGAGGTTTTCGACCGCGATTTGCTGGACATGCGCATCGTGACGGAAGAGGTCGTCGTCAAGAATCACAATGCCGTCGGCAAGCGCCTGAGCCAGTTGAAGCTGACCGATCACGGCTGTTTCCTTAACCGTATCGTCCGCAGCCAGATCGAAATGCCGATTGACGATAACGTCGTGCTGAATAAAGGTGATATCTTGCAGGTCAGCGGTGACGCCCGCCGGGTGAAAAGCATTGCCGACAGAATCGGGTTTATTTCTATCCACAGTCAGGTCACCGATCTCTTGGCCTTCTGCGCTTTTTTCGTTATCGGCGTGATGGTCGGGCTGATCACCATCCAATTCAGCAATTTCACATTCGGCATCGGTAATGCTGCCGGGTTGCTTTTCGCGGGTATTATGCTGGGATTCCTGCGCGCCAACCACCCTACCTTCGGCTATATTCCGCAAGGTGCCCTCAATATGGTCAAAGAATTTGGCTTGATGGTCTTTATGGCGGGGGTTGGTCTGAGTGCCGGTAGCACCATCAACAGCAGCCTGGGAGAAGTCGGCATCCAGATGCTGGCTTCAGGGCTGATTGTCAGCCTGGTGCCGGTGGTAATTTGTTTTCTGTTCGGCGCGTATGTATTGAAAATGAACCGGGCACTGCTGTTTGGTGCCATGATGGGCGCTCGCACCTGTGCGCCAGCCATGGAGATCATCAGCGATACGGCACGCAGTAATATTCCCGCACTCGGCTATGCGGGTACCTATGCCATCGCTAACGTGCTATTCACATTAGCAGGCTCACTTATCGTGGTTATCTGGCCTGAATTACCCGGTTAA
- a CDS encoding inner membrane protein YbjM has protein sequence MTRNKGWISAICCFLLFTIVFLSQKIDVSDVAVNDGLRGSPGMLLFLLPGMVACLLSARGRLLYPLFGALAAMPVCLLVLHLWNTPMRSFWQELAYVMSAAFWCVLGSMGALCLRSLYRRYLR, from the coding sequence ATGACACGAAATAAAGGTTGGATCAGCGCGATCTGCTGTTTTCTATTATTCACCATAGTGTTTCTCAGTCAAAAAATTGACGTATCGGATGTCGCGGTGAACGACGGATTGCGCGGTAGTCCTGGTATGCTGCTCTTTCTGCTGCCGGGTATGGTTGCCTGTCTTCTTTCTGCACGTGGCCGCTTGCTTTACCCGCTGTTTGGCGCACTGGCGGCGATGCCCGTGTGCTTACTGGTGCTCCATCTGTGGAATACGCCGATGCGTTCTTTCTGGCAAGAACTGGCTTATGTGATGAGTGCGGCCTTTTGGTGCGTATTGGGTTCGATGGGCGCACTGTGTTTGCGTAGCTTATATCGACGCTATCTTCGTTGA
- a CDS encoding GrxA family glutaredoxin, with the protein MFAVIFGRPACPYCVRAKELAEKLTEQRDDFSFRYVDIHAEGISKEDLSKTVGKPVETVPQIFLDEKHIGGCTDFEAYAKEHLSLFQS; encoded by the coding sequence ATGTTCGCTGTAATTTTCGGGCGCCCAGCTTGCCCTTATTGTGTACGTGCGAAAGAACTGGCAGAGAAACTAACCGAGCAACGTGATGATTTCAGCTTCCGCTATGTAGACATCCACGCAGAAGGTATCTCAAAAGAGGATTTGTCCAAAACGGTAGGTAAACCAGTTGAAACCGTACCGCAGATTTTCCTGGATGAAAAACACATTGGCGGCTGCACCGATTTTGAAGCCTATGCCAAAGAGCATCTATCCCTGTTTCAGTCATAA